The nucleotide sequence GAGCCCTCGACGAGGGTGTGCGTCGCCCCGCCGACCCAGACGACGCCGTCCTCGACGTCGACGTGGACCCGGCCCTCGCGGCCGAGGACGGTGCCCTGCGCCGCGACGTAGTGCTCGGGCGCGTACCCGGCGGGGACGAGCCACTGGCCCAGGCCCGCGTTGAGGCTGCCCGTGACCGGGTCCTCGCCGAAGTCGCGCTCGTCGGAGAAGAAGGCCCGCACCTCGAGGTCGACCCCGTCGGTGCCCACGCCCTCCGGGTAGCGGGCGGCCAGCCCGACCTTCATCCCGCGGGCGAGCACCGGGTCGGGTGCCGCCGACAGGACGGCCTCCGGCGAGGCGAGCAGCACCGCGAGCCAGCCCGGCCCGTTGTCGACCCAGGCGGCGTCGACGACGTCGCCCGGCGCGACGCCCAGCGCCGCCACGACCCGCGCGAGCTCGTCGCCCTCGACCGCCCCGGACCGCACGAGCGGCGGGGCCGCGAAGGCCAGCCGGTCGGCGCCGCGCCGGACCTCGACGAGCCCGGCGGCGCACTCCTGCACGACGACGCCCTCGGTGCGCGGCACTCCCCCGGCCTCGAGCCACGCGTGCGCACTACCGAGCGTCGGGTGGCCGGCGAACGTCAGCTCCCCGCCGATCGTCCAGATCCGCACGCCGTAGTCGGCCCGCGGGTCTGTCGGGGCGGTGAGGAAGGTCGTCTCCGAGAGGTTGGTCCACCGGGCGACGGCGAGCATCTCGTCGTCGGACATCCCGTCGGCGTCGTGGAGGACGGCGAGGGCGTTGCCCCGGAAGGCTCGCTCGGAGAAGACGTCGACGAGGCGCACGGCGGTCATGCCGTCATCGAAGCACGTCGCCGCCCCCGCCGGTGACGGCGTGGGCGCCGACGACCTCGGTCAGTCGCGGGTCCGGTTGACGAACGAGCGGACCGCCAGCGGCGCCAGCACCGCCGAGAGCCCGACCGACCAGATGACCGTCGTGAGCACCGGGTGCTGCAGCGGCAGCGCCGAGTCGGCGGGCAGCGGGATGCCGTCGTTGCCCCAGAGCTCGCGCAGCGCCTGGACGAGGGAGCTGATCGGGTTCCACTCGGCGAGGAAGCGCAGCCAGTCGGGCATCACGTCGGTCCGCGCGAAGGCGTTGGACAGGAACGTGATCGGGAAGACCGTCGTGAACATGACGCCCTGCACCGCCTCGACCGAGCGCAGCGCGGACCCGAAGAGGATGCCGACCCAGATCATCGCGAAGCCGAAGAGCAGGAGCAGCCCGTACCCGGCGAGCCCGCGCAGCACCCCGTGGTGGATGCCCCAGCCGACGAACAGCCCGGTGACGGACATGACGACGATGCCGATCGAGGAGTGGATGAGGCTCGAGACGCTGCGGGCGACGACGACCGACGAGCGGCCGATC is from Arthrobacter sp. NEB 688 and encodes:
- a CDS encoding PhzF family phenazine biosynthesis protein, giving the protein MTAVRLVDVFSERAFRGNALAVLHDADGMSDDEMLAVARWTNLSETTFLTAPTDPRADYGVRIWTIGGELTFAGHPTLGSAHAWLEAGGVPRTEGVVVQECAAGLVEVRRGADRLAFAAPPLVRSGAVEGDELARVVAALGVAPGDVVDAAWVDNGPGWLAVLLASPEAVLSAAPDPVLARGMKVGLAARYPEGVGTDGVDLEVRAFFSDERDFGEDPVTGSLNAGLGQWLVPAGYAPEHYVAAQGTVLGREGRVHVDVEDGVVWVGGATHTLVEGSRPA
- a CDS encoding ABC transporter permease is translated as MTAPTTTSAGRPFHAEHPSATGTSPLRQVSALVRRNLTHIKRQPEMLTDVTIQPVMFVLLFAFVFGGSIVVPGVDYKEWLLPGIMAQTMTFSAFIVAIGLNTDLGKGIVDRFRSLPIGRSSVVVARSVSSLIHSSIGIVVMSVTGLFVGWGIHHGVLRGLAGYGLLLLFGFAMIWVGILFGSALRSVEAVQGVMFTTVFPITFLSNAFARTDVMPDWLRFLAEWNPISSLVQALRELWGNDGIPLPADSALPLQHPVLTTVIWSVGLSAVLAPLAVRSFVNRTRD